A window of the Tachysurus fulvidraco isolate hzauxx_2018 chromosome 6, HZAU_PFXX_2.0, whole genome shotgun sequence genome harbors these coding sequences:
- the LOC125138469 gene encoding cystathionine beta-synthase-like encodes MGSILAEPEQMNKTDKSQYEVEGIGYDFIPTALDRSVIDCWCKTTDEESFNMSRMLIKQEGLLCGGSSGSAMVAAMKMAKELKEDQRCVVILPDSLRNYMTKFLSDKWMCEKGFLREEDLIINKPWWWNLTLQELQLSAPLTVLPSVSIKNTIKILKDKAFDQAPVVEETGMIMGMVTLGNMLSSVLAGKVSPSDPVNKVLYKQFKQVHLTDKLGKLSRILETDHFALVVHDQIQYLTDGSSLLKKMVFGIVTAIDLLNFVTTCERRERSLSECSLPDDM; translated from the exons ATGGGCTCGATCCTAGCAGAGCCAGAGCAAATGAATAAGACCGATAAGAGTCAGTACGAGGTAGAGGGAATCGGATACGACTTCATTCCCACCGCGTTGGACAGATCT GTGATCGACTGTTGGTGCAAGACCACAGACGAGGAGTCCTTCAACATGTCACGCATGCTTATCAAACAGGAAGGACTGCTGTGTG gtggtagTTCAGGATCAGCCATGGTTGCAGCAATGAAGATGGCGAAGGAGCTGAAGGAAGATCAGCGCTGTGTGGTCATCCTGCCCGATTCACTACGGAACTACAT GACTAAATTCCTCAGTGACAAGTGGATGTGTGAAAAAGGCTTTCTGAGAGAGGAGGACCTGATTATCAACAAACCATG GTGGTGGAATCTGACTCTACAGGAGCTGCAACTCTCCGCTCCTCTAACAGTTCTTCCATCAGTCAGCATTAAAAACACCATTAAGATTCTGAAGGACAAGGCGTTCGACCAGGCGCCGGTAGTCGAGGAGACCGG aatgatCATGGGGATGGTCACACTGGGTAACATGCTGTCCTCTGTACTCGCTGGGAAGGTCAGTCCTTCTGACCCTGTCAACAAAGTCCTGTATAAGCAGTTCAAAcag GTTCATCTCACAGATAAACTGGGTAAACTCTCCAGGATCCTAGAAACGGACCACTTCGCCCTGGTGGTTCATGATCAGATCCAGT ACCTGACAGACGGCTCGTCACTTCTGAAGAAGATGGTGTTTGGCATCGTCACGGCCATCGACCTGCTGAACTTTGTGACCACTTGTGAGAGGAGAGAGCGCTCGTTGTCTGAGTGCTCGCTCCCCGACGATATGTAG